A DNA window from Luteolibacter luteus contains the following coding sequences:
- a CDS encoding EF-hand domain-containing protein has protein sequence MKYLSLLPFLLVACAHQDPHSEEAHGRKMMALIEKFDRFDYNGNGLLTRAEIEQGIKETGVQGVEPKELDAMMKYYDVNKDGSISRWESEHVLTKPVPEIH, from the coding sequence ATGAAATATCTGTCGCTGCTGCCGTTCCTGTTAGTCGCTTGTGCCCATCAGGATCCTCATTCCGAGGAAGCCCACGGCCGCAAGATGATGGCGCTCATCGAGAAATTCGACCGCTTCGACTACAACGGCAATGGCCTGCTGACCCGCGCCGAGATCGAGCAAGGCATCAAGGAAACCGGCGTCCAGGGCGTCGAGCCCAAGGAACTCGATGCCATGATGAAGTATTACGACGTGAACAAGGACGGCTCCATCTCGCGATGGGAATCCGAGCACGTGCTAACGAAGCCTGTGCCGGAGATCCACTGA
- a CDS encoding metal-dependent hydrolase, whose product MLIGTHTLLPVCLGLAAENLSLAKGKGHVFPEWALPVIGLFGALPDLCSPHISLEDRMTSWSHTVWFMAGLIPVCAMVCSFFPNGYRWRVAVALWLASLLHLFADAIAGGIAWLRPWRLDVIGDYYIPAAQWLWWDIGFVFLTWLLVRLRPHSEALGMEGS is encoded by the coding sequence ATGCTGATCGGCACCCACACCTTGCTTCCGGTTTGTCTCGGGCTCGCAGCGGAGAATCTCTCGCTGGCGAAAGGAAAAGGGCATGTTTTCCCGGAGTGGGCGCTGCCGGTCATCGGGTTGTTCGGCGCACTTCCGGACCTCTGCTCGCCCCACATCTCGCTGGAGGACCGCATGACCAGTTGGTCGCACACGGTGTGGTTCATGGCCGGGCTGATCCCGGTGTGTGCGATGGTCTGCAGCTTCTTCCCGAATGGCTATCGCTGGAGAGTGGCAGTGGCGCTATGGCTGGCATCCCTGCTCCACTTGTTCGCGGATGCGATCGCGGGCGGGATCGCGTGGCTCCGGCCGTGGCGCCTGGATGTGATCGGGGACTACTATATCCCGGCGGCTCAGTGGCTCTGGTGGGACATCGGCTTCGTCTTCTTGACCTGGCTGCTGGTCCGCTTGCGTCCGCATTCGGAGGCATTGGGGATGGAGGGGAGCTGA
- a CDS encoding alkaline phosphatase PhoX, with amino-acid sequence MINRRSFLGATGLAFLGLQRYTLAEEAAGRVIEPFGPLLKDPKGILDLPEGFSYKVLATRGETMADGFKVPGQADGMAAFAGPDGKVVLVCNHELGLEMSAMGPFEDNTKLSEKIDKGLCFDAGIDGKEPFFGGTSNLVFDPTTGEKTSHFLSLVGTDRNCAGGAMPWGAWITCEEPGDMITERGQKHGWCFEVKATTTPGIQKPVALKALGRFRHEAVALDPKTGILYLTEDRGDGLLYRFLPEVKNDFSKGKLQALSIADKPSADLRNYDPEAKWPTANTALKAKWIDLSDIESPKDDLRMRGFESGAARFARGEGIHLVGDSFYIACTDGGPKHRGQIFRLVPSGEVDKEDTLELFLQPEESDLLTNGDNLCPAPWGGIVVCEDLVDPTFSPAAHVRCVTPEGKVFTLARNPEEGEFAGCCFSPDGKWFFVNLQTRGLTVAVTGPWEKA; translated from the coding sequence ATGATCAACCGCCGTTCATTCCTCGGGGCCACCGGCCTCGCCTTCCTCGGGCTGCAACGTTACACGCTGGCTGAGGAGGCCGCCGGCCGGGTCATCGAGCCCTTCGGTCCGCTGCTGAAGGATCCGAAGGGAATTCTCGATTTGCCGGAGGGCTTCAGCTACAAGGTGCTGGCGACTCGTGGCGAGACGATGGCGGATGGTTTCAAGGTGCCGGGCCAAGCCGACGGCATGGCCGCCTTTGCCGGTCCGGACGGGAAGGTGGTGCTGGTTTGCAACCACGAGCTCGGGCTCGAAATGAGCGCCATGGGGCCTTTCGAGGACAACACCAAGCTGTCGGAGAAGATCGATAAGGGGCTCTGCTTCGATGCCGGGATCGACGGGAAGGAGCCTTTCTTTGGCGGCACCTCGAATCTGGTCTTCGACCCGACGACCGGGGAGAAGACGTCCCACTTCCTCTCGCTGGTCGGTACCGACCGGAATTGTGCGGGGGGCGCGATGCCATGGGGCGCATGGATCACCTGCGAGGAGCCAGGGGACATGATCACCGAGCGAGGCCAGAAGCATGGCTGGTGCTTCGAGGTGAAGGCGACCACGACGCCGGGCATCCAGAAGCCGGTGGCGCTCAAGGCGCTGGGACGTTTCCGCCATGAAGCTGTGGCCCTCGACCCCAAGACCGGCATTCTCTACCTGACCGAGGACCGCGGAGACGGGCTGCTTTACCGCTTCCTGCCGGAGGTCAAAAACGATTTCTCCAAGGGCAAGCTCCAAGCGCTCTCGATTGCCGACAAGCCCTCGGCCGATCTCCGGAATTACGATCCGGAAGCCAAGTGGCCGACTGCCAACACCGCCCTGAAGGCGAAGTGGATCGATCTCAGCGACATCGAATCGCCGAAGGATGACTTGCGGATGCGCGGCTTCGAGTCCGGGGCCGCGCGCTTTGCCCGTGGCGAGGGGATTCATCTGGTGGGCGACTCTTTCTACATCGCTTGCACGGACGGTGGTCCGAAGCATCGCGGCCAAATCTTCCGGCTGGTTCCCTCGGGTGAAGTAGACAAGGAGGACACGCTGGAGCTTTTCCTCCAGCCGGAGGAAAGCGACTTGTTGACCAATGGCGACAACCTGTGTCCGGCTCCGTGGGGCGGCATCGTGGTCTGCGAGGACCTGGTCGATCCGACCTTCTCGCCCGCCGCGCATGTCCGCTGCGTGACGCCGGAGGGGAAGGTCTTCACCTTGGCCCGGAACCCCGAGGAGGGAGAATTCGCGGGGTGCTGCTTCTCTCCCGACGGCAAGTGGTTCTTCGTTAACCTCCAGACGCGGGGCCTGACCGTGGCGGTGACGGGACCTTGGGAGAAGGC
- a CDS encoding 23S rRNA (pseudouridine(1915)-N(3))-methyltransferase RlmH, with product MRVRILAAGKPALAYAKSGVEEYLKRLGRYGSYDLEYLKAGDSETVSAALLERSSGNFRIAMDERGEGLATQAWADKFAALEMRGDVKAVSFLIGASDGHTPELRKTCDAVWCLSKLTMQHELALVVLLEQLYRVATLRRGEPYHR from the coding sequence GTGCGCGTCCGCATCCTTGCCGCCGGAAAGCCCGCCCTCGCCTATGCGAAGAGCGGCGTGGAAGAATACCTCAAGCGCCTCGGCCGCTACGGCAGCTATGATCTGGAATACCTGAAGGCAGGAGACTCGGAGACGGTATCAGCCGCCCTGCTGGAGCGGTCCTCAGGAAACTTCCGTATCGCGATGGACGAGCGGGGTGAAGGACTGGCCACCCAAGCTTGGGCAGACAAATTCGCGGCGCTGGAAATGCGCGGGGACGTGAAAGCAGTGAGCTTTTTGATCGGAGCCTCGGACGGCCACACCCCGGAGTTGAGGAAAACTTGCGATGCGGTGTGGTGCCTCTCGAAGCTCACCATGCAGCATGAACTCGCCCTGGTCGTCCTGCTCGAGCAACTCTACCGGGTGGCGACGCTGAGACGCGGCGAGCCTTACCATCGGTGA
- a CDS encoding ABC transporter ATP-binding protein translates to MSSIPRVFSYLRHYPGHAAAQLVCAIGMTLAVFVFPNATRHVIDVIIPNPARHGEFGFWIGLALLGFFLKDGLNSLRIFVNNTFEQKVIYDIREDLYSKIQRLPLKWFDTRRTGDVMTRVVEDVTNMERVLIDGVEQGLVAALQVIGVGIFLFYLNAGVALWATLPVPLLAIGAWFYSTKGRDRYRNQRDAASDLNAILHDNISGIRQIKAYAAEEPELNRFNRYSEALRRASLRMMKWWAIYSPTMSFVRMTGYVFVLAFGGRAVMEGSLKQGDFVAFFLSLSLFYDPIDRLNGLNQMILSGRAAADRVFEILDSEDELNASEGASLPAKIDGHVRFQDVSFSYGDQPTLHNVDLEARPGQTIALVGSTGAGKSTVLSILTRFYERDSGAVTIDGIDIAGLSKNSLRDRLGYVTQEPFLFNGTVRENLALAKRHATDGEMWTALEAAHAATFVKALPQELDTNVGERGVKLSGGEKQRLSIARALLKNAPILLLDEATASVDSETERQIQDALDRLMENRTAFVIAHRLSTIRNANKIYVLEKGRVIEEGTHEELWARGGKYAELCRKSFLNQEGIA, encoded by the coding sequence ATGAGTTCCATACCCCGCGTTTTCTCGTATCTACGGCATTATCCGGGCCATGCCGCGGCCCAATTGGTCTGTGCCATCGGGATGACCTTGGCGGTTTTCGTGTTCCCTAACGCGACCCGTCACGTCATCGATGTCATCATTCCAAATCCGGCCCGCCACGGGGAATTCGGATTCTGGATCGGGCTGGCCCTGTTGGGCTTCTTCCTGAAGGACGGACTGAATTCTCTCCGGATCTTCGTGAACAATACCTTCGAGCAGAAGGTGATCTATGACATCCGGGAGGACCTCTATTCGAAGATCCAGCGCCTGCCGCTGAAGTGGTTCGATACCCGCCGCACCGGGGATGTGATGACCCGCGTGGTGGAAGACGTGACCAATATGGAACGGGTGCTGATCGATGGGGTCGAGCAGGGACTGGTGGCCGCGCTGCAGGTAATCGGCGTAGGGATCTTCCTCTTCTATCTGAATGCCGGGGTCGCCCTCTGGGCCACCCTGCCGGTGCCGCTCCTGGCCATAGGGGCCTGGTTCTATTCCACCAAGGGCCGGGACCGCTACCGGAACCAGCGGGATGCCGCCTCGGATCTCAATGCAATCCTCCACGACAACATCTCCGGCATCCGCCAGATCAAGGCCTACGCCGCCGAGGAGCCGGAGCTGAACCGCTTCAACCGTTACTCCGAGGCCCTGCGACGCGCATCCCTGCGGATGATGAAGTGGTGGGCCATCTACTCCCCCACCATGTCCTTCGTCCGGATGACCGGCTATGTCTTCGTGCTGGCCTTCGGAGGCCGGGCGGTGATGGAGGGCTCCTTGAAGCAGGGCGACTTCGTGGCTTTCTTCCTCTCACTTTCCCTTTTCTACGATCCGATCGACCGCCTGAACGGTTTGAACCAGATGATCCTCTCCGGCCGTGCAGCGGCAGACCGGGTCTTTGAAATCCTGGATTCCGAGGACGAATTGAACGCTTCGGAAGGAGCATCCCTGCCCGCAAAGATCGACGGTCACGTGCGCTTCCAGGATGTTTCCTTCTCCTACGGCGACCAGCCGACCCTCCACAACGTGGACTTGGAAGCCCGCCCCGGGCAGACGATCGCGCTGGTAGGCTCGACCGGCGCGGGGAAATCGACGGTGCTCTCCATCCTCACCCGCTTCTACGAGCGGGACAGCGGGGCGGTAACCATCGACGGGATCGACATCGCGGGACTCTCCAAGAATTCGCTGCGGGACCGACTCGGCTACGTGACCCAGGAGCCCTTCCTCTTCAACGGCACGGTCCGGGAGAACCTGGCACTGGCAAAACGGCATGCGACAGACGGGGAAATGTGGACCGCACTCGAAGCGGCCCACGCAGCGACTTTCGTGAAGGCCCTGCCCCAAGAACTGGACACGAATGTCGGCGAACGCGGCGTCAAGCTGTCCGGCGGGGAGAAGCAGCGGCTCTCGATCGCCCGGGCCCTGCTGAAGAATGCTCCGATCTTGCTGCTGGACGAGGCGACCGCCTCCGTGGACAGCGAGACCGAGCGCCAGATTCAGGACGCGCTGGACCGCCTGATGGAAAACCGCACCGCCTTTGTGATCGCTCACCGGCTTTCGACGATCCGGAACGCAAACAAGATCTACGTGCTCGAAAAGGGCCGGGTGATCGAGGAAGGCACTCATGAGGAGCTGTGGGCACGTGGCGGGAAGTATGCCGAGCTGTGCCGGAAGTCCTTCCTCAATCAGGAAGGGATTGCCTGA
- a CDS encoding glycine--tRNA ligase — MANKEHTDPARMEKIVSLCKRRGFIFQAGELYGGLNGCWDYGPLGAELKRNLKEYWWRKTVQERDDVLGMDGAILTMPQVLKSSGHLDSFSDPMSDCLLSKARLRADQVPAQDGTAVYFKGAKHEATNWSVERVFAVLVAPGKDPIESHKTARKFYGDLMPDKKISPKELELIEDRREEVTGTTSFNPENGSLLTEPREFNLMFKTKMGASADDNDPSSDAYLRPETAQSIFVQYKNVLDSNRVKLPFGIAQIGKSFRNEINPRNYTFRSREFEQMEIEYFCRPEDGLRLTDEWLEARLNFYGEIGIPREKLHILDIPDGERAFYSQKTYDIEYEFPFGVQELEGVAYRTDYDLGVHQKGSGKPLEYFDEETKERLLPHVVEPSAGCDRTVLALICEAFDEEALTDEKGKDDSRTVLRFVPRMAPIKVGIFPLLKKNEEQVRISKEIQKKLQPWMNVFYDEGGAVGKRYRRQDEIGTPYCITVDFDTLGENGDENKGTVTVRHRDSMEQERLPIDALLPWLLERVR, encoded by the coding sequence ATGGCCAACAAGGAGCATACCGACCCCGCCCGCATGGAGAAAATCGTTTCCCTGTGCAAACGCCGCGGCTTCATCTTCCAAGCCGGAGAGCTCTACGGCGGTCTGAACGGTTGCTGGGACTACGGTCCGCTGGGTGCCGAGCTGAAGCGAAACCTCAAGGAATACTGGTGGCGCAAGACCGTCCAGGAACGCGATGACGTGCTCGGTATGGACGGCGCGATCCTGACCATGCCGCAGGTCCTGAAGTCTTCCGGCCACTTGGACAGCTTCAGCGATCCGATGTCCGACTGCCTTCTCTCCAAGGCCCGCCTTCGCGCTGACCAAGTGCCAGCCCAGGACGGCACCGCCGTCTATTTCAAGGGAGCCAAGCACGAAGCGACCAACTGGAGCGTGGAGCGCGTCTTCGCGGTGCTGGTCGCCCCGGGCAAGGACCCGATCGAATCCCACAAGACCGCCCGCAAGTTCTACGGCGACCTGATGCCGGACAAGAAGATCTCCCCGAAGGAGCTGGAGCTCATCGAAGACCGCCGCGAGGAAGTCACCGGTACGACCTCCTTCAACCCGGAGAACGGCAGCCTTCTGACCGAGCCGCGGGAGTTCAACCTCATGTTCAAAACGAAGATGGGCGCCTCCGCGGACGACAACGATCCGTCATCGGACGCCTACCTGCGCCCGGAAACCGCGCAATCGATCTTCGTCCAGTACAAGAACGTGCTCGATTCGAACCGCGTGAAGCTGCCTTTCGGAATCGCCCAGATCGGCAAGTCCTTCCGCAACGAGATCAACCCGCGCAACTACACCTTCCGCAGTCGCGAGTTCGAGCAAATGGAGATCGAATACTTCTGCCGCCCGGAAGACGGCCTGCGCCTGACCGATGAGTGGCTGGAAGCCCGCCTGAACTTCTACGGCGAAATCGGGATCCCGCGCGAAAAGCTCCATATCCTGGACATCCCGGATGGCGAGCGCGCCTTCTACTCCCAGAAGACCTACGACATCGAATACGAGTTCCCCTTCGGTGTGCAGGAGCTCGAAGGCGTGGCCTACCGCACCGACTACGACCTCGGCGTCCACCAGAAGGGCTCCGGAAAGCCCTTGGAGTACTTCGACGAGGAAACCAAGGAGCGCCTGCTACCCCACGTGGTGGAGCCATCCGCCGGTTGCGACCGCACCGTGCTCGCCCTCATCTGCGAGGCCTTCGACGAGGAAGCGCTCACCGATGAAAAGGGCAAGGACGACAGCCGCACCGTGCTCCGCTTCGTCCCGCGCATGGCCCCGATCAAGGTCGGCATTTTCCCGCTGCTGAAGAAGAACGAGGAGCAGGTCCGCATTTCGAAGGAGATCCAGAAGAAGCTCCAGCCATGGATGAATGTCTTCTACGACGAAGGTGGTGCCGTCGGTAAGCGCTACCGCCGTCAGGACGAGATCGGCACGCCTTACTGCATCACCGTCGACTTCGACACCCTCGGCGAAAACGGCGACGAGAACAAAGGCACCGTGACCGTCCGCCACCGCGACTCGATGGAGCAGGAGCGCCTGCCGATCGATGCCCTTCTGCCCTGGCTGCTCGAGCGCGTGCGCTGA
- a CDS encoding RICIN domain-containing protein, with translation MKPKNPKQSTRPPRTRRALLATAALLGASGTGLYWHQAANTVSPEVVGQTQHPKALDRARNLPDPEQRRMEKLAKLGENAVPTGMEDPQGPPVAALIPERELIGSGWKSDPEPAIANFAQWANAYLSSAASDRPNMEDQGVQLATARRDFLKAEISKDPRRVLADSIPLAVRQQMPDAVEGLLEDRVNGYGDLYSLHTTPGMDGEGGASVIDYARVEGQSYEAFRYGKRTNTPYVNGASLHGVAIDKQLAVLDSPLRSLEPGEKIQGSTVNEYCPVSEETVAKPTAATVAAEEKTVFQIGTDLYGTCEPAHVTNVESAIVAGEQNAENTQKKLTNHDLQAIYKKSIAGGSQIYASGDSGITGSSGYIGKPPTSLTHGGKNILVMRVQPTDKPFPSWATVASFQDTVTRSDGWDVRMRRISYQKTWINRADITPVMTLPQNSAYYTGNGYDWGRWADDSKAAAAAQGYNLADYSCFVIAHEGYSQFGAAGWGGGGNIWCNGNFDVRLFVHEYGHVFWLPHANSWYSTDGNPISPSRQHREYGDANDPMGNAWGANQYNSFNAYFKNFCGWLPDSAVQTVTRSGTYRIYQDDGATALNRTLAIKFGRDYEFNYWISVRGDAIAQPNYNNGAAVMAVSSWRASDSKVLDLNNPGDDNRDNAPLAVNQTWYDAAADLTLKTIAVGGSNPNRYADVQVTFGPRNQGGYRPLVSGGVYRFKNRQNGKYLDVPGNSSADNVSVQVATASGTASQNWVAWRNADGTYSFNHQGTNKWLDVVSNGGGDGVDVIQYTGNGSDAQKWWVAQNPDAHLFLVHKGTDSKVLDMDPSGVNDLHQWGHNDGNWQQWYPELVGITPGTYRLLPKHAHYECLDIAGVSAADGAQAHLWEYVSGANQKWEVSNPVGSWLRLTPTHAVSKALDVNAAGSANGTKIQQWAWFNNNAQHWGISRTDGNWLRFTPECASGSCLEVTGDDDQFGNGSIVQLWQFTGAQDQQWRFADAD, from the coding sequence ATGAAACCCAAGAACCCAAAGCAAAGTACTCGTCCGCCGCGAACCCGGCGGGCCCTCCTCGCCACTGCAGCCTTGCTCGGAGCCTCCGGCACCGGGCTGTACTGGCACCAAGCGGCGAACACCGTATCGCCGGAAGTCGTTGGCCAAACTCAGCATCCGAAAGCCTTGGATCGGGCAAGAAACCTCCCCGATCCCGAACAAAGGCGGATGGAGAAGCTGGCGAAGCTCGGCGAAAACGCGGTACCTACCGGCATGGAGGATCCCCAGGGACCTCCCGTGGCGGCACTCATTCCTGAACGGGAACTGATCGGCTCCGGCTGGAAGTCCGACCCGGAACCTGCCATCGCAAACTTCGCGCAATGGGCAAATGCATATCTATCATCCGCCGCTTCCGACCGACCAAACATGGAAGATCAGGGTGTGCAACTTGCAACTGCTCGCCGCGATTTCCTGAAAGCCGAGATATCGAAAGATCCACGCCGCGTGCTAGCCGATTCCATTCCCCTAGCCGTACGCCAACAGATGCCAGATGCCGTCGAAGGCCTCTTGGAAGACCGCGTGAACGGCTACGGTGATCTCTATTCGCTGCACACCACACCCGGGATGGATGGCGAAGGCGGCGCTTCCGTCATCGACTACGCACGCGTCGAGGGCCAGAGCTACGAGGCCTTCCGCTATGGCAAGCGAACGAACACGCCCTACGTCAACGGAGCCTCGCTTCACGGCGTCGCGATCGACAAGCAGCTGGCGGTCCTCGATAGCCCGCTGCGCTCCCTCGAACCCGGCGAGAAGATCCAAGGGTCCACCGTGAATGAATATTGCCCGGTTTCGGAAGAGACCGTGGCGAAACCCACGGCCGCCACGGTAGCCGCGGAGGAGAAGACCGTCTTCCAGATCGGCACCGACCTCTACGGGACCTGCGAACCGGCCCACGTGACGAACGTGGAGTCCGCCATCGTGGCGGGAGAACAAAACGCCGAGAACACCCAGAAGAAGCTGACCAACCATGACTTGCAGGCGATCTACAAGAAGAGCATCGCCGGTGGATCGCAGATCTACGCTTCCGGGGACAGCGGCATCACGGGATCCAGCGGCTACATCGGAAAGCCACCGACCAGCCTCACCCATGGCGGGAAGAACATCCTCGTCATGCGCGTGCAGCCCACGGACAAGCCTTTCCCCTCTTGGGCGACGGTGGCGTCCTTTCAGGATACGGTGACCCGCTCCGACGGTTGGGATGTGCGCATGCGCCGCATCTCCTATCAGAAGACTTGGATCAACCGAGCTGACATCACCCCGGTGATGACCTTGCCCCAGAACTCCGCCTACTACACCGGCAATGGCTACGACTGGGGCCGCTGGGCGGATGACTCGAAGGCCGCGGCGGCAGCCCAAGGCTACAACCTTGCGGACTACTCCTGCTTCGTCATCGCTCACGAGGGCTATAGCCAGTTCGGCGCAGCCGGCTGGGGTGGCGGCGGCAACATCTGGTGCAACGGCAACTTCGACGTGCGTCTCTTCGTCCACGAATACGGGCATGTCTTCTGGCTGCCGCACGCAAACTCCTGGTACAGCACCGACGGGAATCCGATTTCCCCGAGCCGCCAGCACCGCGAGTATGGGGACGCGAACGATCCGATGGGCAATGCCTGGGGTGCCAACCAGTACAACAGCTTCAACGCCTACTTTAAGAACTTCTGCGGCTGGCTCCCGGACTCGGCCGTCCAGACGGTCACCCGCAGCGGAACCTACCGCATCTATCAGGACGATGGAGCGACGGCTCTCAATCGCACCCTGGCGATCAAGTTCGGCCGCGACTACGAGTTCAATTACTGGATCTCGGTCCGCGGAGATGCCATCGCCCAGCCGAACTACAACAACGGCGCGGCGGTAATGGCCGTCTCCTCGTGGCGGGCCTCGGACAGCAAGGTCCTCGACTTGAACAACCCGGGCGATGACAACCGCGACAACGCACCCCTCGCCGTCAACCAGACCTGGTACGACGCCGCGGCCGACCTGACCTTGAAGACGATCGCCGTCGGAGGCTCGAATCCGAACCGCTATGCCGATGTCCAAGTGACCTTTGGTCCGCGCAACCAAGGAGGATATCGCCCGTTGGTCAGCGGCGGCGTGTATCGCTTCAAGAACCGCCAGAACGGAAAATACCTCGACGTGCCCGGCAACAGCTCGGCAGACAACGTGTCCGTACAGGTGGCAACAGCATCCGGCACGGCCTCCCAGAACTGGGTGGCGTGGCGCAATGCCGATGGCACCTATAGCTTCAACCATCAGGGCACAAACAAGTGGCTCGACGTGGTGAGCAACGGCGGCGGTGACGGCGTGGACGTGATTCAATACACCGGCAATGGCAGCGACGCCCAGAAATGGTGGGTCGCGCAGAATCCGGACGCTCATCTCTTCCTCGTCCACAAGGGCACCGACTCCAAGGTGCTCGATATGGACCCGAGCGGGGTGAACGACCTCCACCAGTGGGGCCACAATGACGGCAATTGGCAGCAATGGTATCCGGAGCTCGTGGGCATCACCCCGGGCACCTATCGTCTCCTGCCAAAGCATGCCCACTACGAGTGCTTGGACATCGCCGGGGTTTCCGCTGCCGATGGCGCGCAGGCCCACCTGTGGGAGTATGTGAGCGGTGCGAACCAGAAATGGGAAGTCAGCAACCCGGTCGGAAGCTGGCTCCGCCTGACCCCGACTCACGCCGTCTCGAAGGCCCTCGATGTGAACGCCGCCGGCAGCGCGAATGGCACCAAGATCCAGCAATGGGCTTGGTTCAACAACAACGCCCAGCACTGGGGAATCAGCCGGACCGATGGCAACTGGCTGCGCTTCACTCCGGAGTGCGCGTCCGGCAGTTGTTTGGAGGTCACAGGCGACGACGACCAATTCGGCAACGGCAGCATCGTCCAACTCTGGCAATTCACCGGAGCCCAAGACCAGCAATGGCGCTTCGCGGATGCGGACTGA
- a CDS encoding PEP-CTERM sorting domain-containing protein translates to MPRLLTLAAFAAIGASAPAQAALVFTGTSTFAGGTPYSNGGSVLPAPLPVGGGLQTFISFSDSEGVPPQGISWQLERTSTAGPVPLSTDFRLSVINGANATASSVPVTVQFDGIKTYTFSIASPTPTFVHGDGSAVFTYILTPRDALPGEIPFGETLDSIVYGPQTFNLVAIPEPGSVLLSGMGLLALLRRRR, encoded by the coding sequence ATGCCTCGTCTCTTGACCCTCGCGGCGTTCGCCGCCATCGGAGCAAGCGCCCCGGCACAGGCCGCGCTCGTTTTCACCGGCACCTCCACCTTTGCCGGGGGGACTCCTTATTCCAACGGAGGCTCCGTCTTGCCGGCACCTCTCCCTGTCGGTGGAGGACTCCAGACCTTCATTTCTTTCAGCGACAGTGAAGGCGTGCCCCCACAAGGCATCTCATGGCAGTTGGAAAGGACCTCGACCGCCGGGCCCGTTCCCCTATCTACCGATTTCAGGCTGTCAGTGATCAACGGCGCAAACGCCACGGCAAGCTCGGTACCTGTGACGGTGCAATTTGATGGGATCAAAACCTACACCTTCAGCATCGCATCCCCGACCCCCACCTTCGTCCATGGAGACGGATCGGCGGTCTTTACCTACATCCTCACCCCGCGCGACGCCCTCCCCGGCGAGATTCCATTTGGAGAAACCTTGGATTCAATCGTCTACGGGCCACAGACCTTCAACCTGGTCGCTATCCCGGAACCCGGAAGCGTGCTTCTGAGCGGCATGGGACTGCTCGCACTGCTCCGCCGTCGCCGATAG
- the trxA gene encoding thioredoxin, with protein MAQQFNESNFQSEVIDSDKPVLVDFWAEWCGPCKMIGPVIDQLSGEVEGQAKVGKVNVDEARELAVKYGVRSIPLLLFFKGGEVKDQIVGANVTKDMLKQKLLALA; from the coding sequence ATGGCTCAGCAATTCAACGAAAGCAATTTCCAGTCCGAGGTCATTGATTCCGACAAGCCCGTTCTCGTGGACTTCTGGGCCGAGTGGTGCGGACCTTGCAAGATGATCGGCCCGGTCATCGACCAGCTTTCCGGCGAAGTGGAAGGCCAAGCCAAGGTAGGCAAGGTCAACGTGGACGAAGCTCGCGAACTCGCCGTGAAATACGGCGTCCGCAGCATCCCGCTCCTTCTTTTCTTCAAGGGCGGCGAGGTGAAAGACCAGATCGTCGGCGCAAATGTCACCAAGGACATGCTCAAGCAGAAGCTTCTCGCGCTCGCCTGA
- a CDS encoding DUF1287 domain-containing protein — protein sequence MRLLVLLLALAIPLHASESGSKIVSAARKQVGVTLYYTPDYEQLAYPGGDLPMHRGVCTDVIIRALREGLGKDLQKLVHEDMRANFSAYPKNWGLSRPDKNIDHRRVPNLQAFFKRSGFAVKVTKDPADYEAGDLVTCTVPPHLPHVMIVSDKKNAEGVPLVIHNIGGGAQEEDKLFTYPLTGHYRWKDEDAKK from the coding sequence ATGCGCTTGCTTGTCCTTCTGCTCGCCCTTGCCATCCCTCTTCATGCTTCGGAAAGTGGTTCGAAGATCGTGAGCGCTGCTCGCAAGCAGGTGGGGGTGACCCTTTATTACACGCCGGATTACGAGCAGCTCGCGTATCCGGGAGGTGATTTGCCGATGCACCGCGGCGTATGCACCGATGTCATCATCCGCGCCCTTCGCGAAGGCTTGGGCAAGGATTTGCAGAAGCTGGTCCATGAAGACATGCGAGCGAATTTCTCCGCTTATCCGAAGAACTGGGGACTATCCCGGCCGGACAAGAATATCGACCATCGCCGGGTCCCGAATCTGCAGGCTTTCTTCAAGCGGAGCGGATTCGCGGTGAAGGTCACAAAGGATCCCGCGGACTACGAGGCTGGCGACCTGGTGACCTGCACGGTGCCACCGCATCTCCCGCACGTCATGATCGTGAGTGATAAGAAGAACGCCGAGGGTGTTCCGCTGGTGATCCACAACATCGGTGGCGGAGCCCAAGAGGAGGACAAGCTTTTCACCTATCCCCTGACCGGCCACTACCGCTGGAAGGACGAGGATGCCAAGAAGTAG